In Massilia violaceinigra, one DNA window encodes the following:
- a CDS encoding SDR family oxidoreductase, whose protein sequence is MAREKQKESSFEGKVVLVTGAAGGIGRAAAVAFGRAGACVVVADTSVDGGHATAAMIVENGGKALFVQCNVTRAAEVEALIDKTVAYYGRLDCAFNNAGIDEEHLPLADADEALFDRIMNVNVKGTWLCMKYEIRQMLKQGSGSIVNTASVAGLVGAPTQPIYAASKHAVVGMTKTAAAEYAREGIRINSVCPGVVNTPMMGRALEREPLREKKLRNVHPMGRFAEPSEIASAAMWLCSDQSSFVTGHQLAVDGGLTAI, encoded by the coding sequence ATGGCCAGGGAGAAGCAAAAGGAGTCCTCGTTCGAGGGTAAGGTTGTCCTCGTGACCGGTGCGGCGGGCGGCATCGGCCGCGCGGCCGCGGTGGCGTTCGGACGCGCGGGTGCTTGCGTGGTGGTGGCCGATACCTCGGTCGATGGCGGCCATGCGACGGCGGCGATGATCGTCGAAAACGGCGGCAAGGCGTTGTTCGTGCAGTGTAACGTCACGCGCGCGGCGGAAGTCGAAGCGCTGATCGACAAGACGGTGGCGTATTACGGGCGGCTCGATTGCGCGTTCAATAACGCGGGCATCGACGAAGAGCATCTGCCGCTGGCCGACGCCGACGAAGCGCTGTTCGACCGCATCATGAACGTCAACGTCAAAGGCACGTGGCTGTGCATGAAGTACGAGATTCGCCAGATGCTCAAGCAGGGCAGCGGGTCGATCGTCAACACGGCGTCGGTGGCCGGCCTGGTCGGCGCGCCGACGCAGCCGATTTACGCCGCCAGCAAGCACGCGGTGGTGGGCATGACCAAGACCGCGGCGGCCGAGTATGCGCGCGAGGGGATTCGTATTAATAGTGTGTGTCCGGGCGTGGTCAATACGCCGATGATGGGCCGCGCGCTGGAACGCGAACCGCTGCGCGAGAAAAAGCTGCGCAATGTGCATCCGATGGGCCGGTTCGCCGAGCCGTCGGAGATTGCCAGTGCCGCGATGTGGCTGTGTTCGGACCAGAGCTCGTTCGTGACCGGGCATCAGCTGGCCGTGGATGGCGGGTTGACGGCGATTTAA
- a CDS encoding GntR family transcriptional regulator, with product MTSLVHIMQTLAQTSSQPLYQQLQRALREAIDQRIFGPDEALPAERQLALDLSISRITVRKAIDGLVSEGLLVKRPGSGNFINTRIEKNFAKLTSFSEDMRARGRTPRSVWLKRSEGTVTPEEALRLRLSPGAPVYRFNRIRYADELPMCLEYATIVASCLPSLDVVGVSMYEALEAAGNRPTRALQRLSALLLNAEQAKLLQSKEGDAGLCVERLAFLRDGRAVEFCRSYFRGDMYDFVAELSTA from the coding sequence ATGACTTCCCTTGTCCACATCATGCAGACGCTGGCCCAGACCAGCTCGCAGCCGCTGTACCAGCAATTGCAGCGCGCCCTGCGCGAAGCGATCGACCAGCGCATCTTCGGCCCGGACGAAGCCCTGCCGGCGGAACGGCAACTGGCGCTCGACCTGTCGATCTCGCGCATCACCGTGCGCAAGGCGATCGACGGGCTGGTGAGCGAAGGCTTGCTGGTCAAGCGGCCCGGTTCGGGCAACTTCATCAACACGCGGATCGAGAAAAACTTCGCCAAGCTGACCTCATTTTCGGAGGACATGCGGGCACGCGGGCGCACGCCGCGCAGCGTGTGGCTCAAACGGTCGGAGGGGACGGTGACGCCGGAGGAAGCCCTGCGCCTGCGCTTGTCGCCCGGTGCGCCGGTGTACCGCTTCAACCGGATCCGCTATGCGGACGAGTTGCCGATGTGTCTGGAATACGCGACCATCGTGGCATCCTGCCTGCCATCGCTCGATGTGGTGGGGGTGTCGATGTACGAGGCCCTGGAAGCGGCCGGCAACCGGCCAACGCGCGCGCTGCAGCGATTATCGGCGCTGCTGCTCAATGCGGAGCAGGCCAAGCTGCTGCAGTCGAAGGAAGGCGATGCGGGCTTGTGCGTGGAACGGCTGGCGTTCCTGAGGGATGGACGCGCGGTGGAGTTTTGCCGCTCGTACTTCAGGGGGGATATGTATGATTTCGTGGCGGAGTTGAGTACGGCGTAG